In a genomic window of Polycladomyces abyssicola:
- a CDS encoding cell division topological specificity factor MinE — protein MAFLNMFSRDKDQPTAPTADDRLSLVLSYQRSEIDEAKLKQFRIRLIELCDDFGFDVVGQVEVRPQSRGGDRTTVLCASIPVRVKQKN, from the coding sequence GTGGCGTTTCTCAATATGTTCAGCAGGGACAAGGATCAGCCCACCGCACCCACGGCGGATGATCGTTTGTCTCTCGTTTTGAGCTATCAACGGTCGGAAATCGACGAGGCCAAATTGAAACAATTTCGGATCCGCCTGATCGAGCTGTGTGATGATTTCGGTTTCGATGTGGTCGGTCAAGTGGAAGTGCGACCCCAATCCAGGGGAGGAGATCGAACAACCGTGTTATGTGCCAGCATCCCGGTTCGAGTGAAGCAAAAAAATTGA
- the minD gene encoding septum site-determining protein MinD, with protein sequence MKHESVAITITSGKGGVGKSTTVASVGLGLAQLGKKVCLVDTDIGLRKLDLMLGLENRIVYDLVDVIEGTGKLRQALVRHKEYPDLALLPAAQTRYKEEVTPAQIKQVVDELRNEFDYILIDSPAGIEGGFRNAIAAADRAILVVNPEIPSVRDSDRVIGLLEAADLKQIDLIVNRVQPGMVRDGDMLSVERVQNHLAINLLGIVPEDKRIIRSSNTGEPVILDQKSLAGKAFSNIARRINGEEVPFLELEESGLISRIKRLFHIASALN encoded by the coding sequence ATGAAGCACGAATCTGTCGCGATTACCATTACGAGTGGTAAAGGCGGTGTGGGAAAGTCGACGACCGTCGCTTCGGTCGGCCTGGGATTGGCACAACTCGGTAAAAAGGTATGTCTGGTAGACACTGATATCGGTCTTCGAAAGCTGGATTTGATGCTGGGGTTGGAAAATCGCATCGTATATGATTTGGTAGACGTGATCGAAGGTACGGGTAAACTGCGGCAAGCATTGGTTCGCCACAAGGAATATCCAGATTTAGCCCTGTTGCCTGCGGCGCAAACGCGCTACAAAGAAGAGGTTACACCGGCACAGATTAAACAAGTGGTGGATGAACTGCGAAACGAGTTTGATTACATCTTGATCGACTCACCTGCAGGAATCGAAGGCGGTTTTCGGAATGCCATCGCTGCTGCTGACCGTGCCATCTTGGTGGTCAACCCCGAAATTCCGTCAGTACGTGATTCTGACCGTGTCATCGGTCTGTTGGAAGCGGCGGATCTCAAACAGATCGATTTGATCGTCAACCGAGTGCAGCCCGGGATGGTGCGTGACGGTGACATGTTGAGTGTGGAACGGGTCCAAAACCATCTGGCCATCAATCTGTTGGGTATTGTGCCTGAGGACAAACGCATCATTCGTTCATCCAACACGGGTGAACCTGTCATTTTGGATCAGAAGTCGTTGGCGGGCAAGGCATTTTCCAATATTGCCCGCAGAATCAACGGAGAAGAAGTCCCGTTTTTGGAGTTGGAGGAAAGTGGGTTGATCTCTCGAATCAAACGGTTGTTTCATATCGCGAGTGCGTTAAATTGA